The following proteins are co-located in the Dyadobacter chenwenxiniae genome:
- a CDS encoding PepSY-like domain-containing protein has product MMKALSIYFIMILLAFSGCDNEKVVDETNLPPQASEFIEAHFPDAKIARVVRDRDDLLTSFDVILDNQVELEFDKQGECFSVDGNANEKLPDSVIPLKILEYVQKSYPDKYITDWEKSKTTQEVSLSDNKELLFNLSGTFRRIDD; this is encoded by the coding sequence ATGATGAAAGCGCTCTCGATTTACTTTATAATGATTCTTTTGGCCTTTTCTGGCTGTGATAATGAGAAAGTTGTTGATGAAACCAATTTGCCGCCACAAGCCTCAGAGTTTATTGAAGCCCACTTCCCCGATGCAAAGATTGCCCGTGTAGTGCGTGACCGGGATGACCTGCTGACGAGCTTCGATGTAATCCTCGACAACCAGGTTGAGCTGGAATTTGATAAACAAGGTGAATGTTTCAGCGTGGATGGCAATGCGAATGAAAAACTGCCTGACAGCGTAATCCCGCTGAAAATCCTGGAATACGTGCAAAAAAGCTATCCGGACAAGTACATCACCGACTGGGAGAAAAGCAAAACTACTCAGGAAGTAAGCTTGTCGGACAACAAAGAGCTCCTGTTCAACCTGAGCGGCACATTTCGTAGAATTGACGATTAA
- a CDS encoding RagB/SusD family nutrient uptake outer membrane protein, with protein MKKITILIVLIGLSFSCSDSFFDLKPQGRASLEQLSNKNGVNALLIGAYSLVDGVGSGNTGRQSTVSNYVFGGIASDDAVKGTDAGDQPEQSFIEQYNWLSDNTYFLGKWWHQYDGVARCNEVIQIVNGELVKDMTDAEKEQVIAEARFLRGFFHFEAKKMWNKIPYIDETVYKSADPNSTKVPNTEEIWPKIEADFQFAADKLPTTQAQKGRATQWAAKSFLAKSLLFQKKWAAAKTLLDDVVKNSGKKLVANYHDNYRTTGNNNTESIFEVQFSVNDGTNGNNGNAGDNLNWPYSAGAPGRGCCGFYQPSHNLVNAFKTQNGLPMIGAAGDGSLDTYNKVDLPNDQGIVSSAAFTLDKTVPVDPRLDWTVGRRGVNFLDWGPMPGSAWIRDQVYAGPFTGKKWMYYLAEENSTTHSTSKRNVNNNFRMIKLSHVLLWLAECEVELGNLAVAEGYVNQIRLRAKTGSVQDASVTYKVEPYPAGTFASKGAEYARNAVRMEQRLEFAMEGHRFFDLVRWGIAAKVLNKYAAEEAVPGKEPSGRTFSKRGYMAGKSFTEKNNYYPLPQDEILNSQLDGKPTLTQNPGY; from the coding sequence ATGAAAAAAATAACCATATTAATCGTTTTGATCGGATTGAGCTTCTCCTGCTCTGACAGCTTTTTCGATCTGAAACCGCAAGGCCGCGCTTCCCTGGAACAATTAAGTAACAAGAATGGCGTAAATGCTTTGCTAATAGGCGCTTACTCACTTGTTGACGGCGTTGGATCCGGAAATACAGGCCGTCAGTCTACGGTTTCTAATTACGTATTTGGCGGGATCGCGAGCGACGACGCGGTGAAAGGGACCGATGCGGGTGACCAGCCCGAACAGTCTTTCATTGAGCAGTACAACTGGCTTTCTGACAACACTTATTTCTTAGGTAAATGGTGGCACCAATATGACGGCGTTGCAAGGTGTAACGAAGTGATCCAGATTGTGAACGGTGAGCTTGTAAAGGACATGACGGATGCGGAAAAAGAGCAGGTGATTGCAGAAGCGAGGTTTTTAAGAGGTTTCTTCCATTTTGAGGCCAAGAAAATGTGGAACAAAATTCCTTACATCGACGAGACGGTGTACAAGTCTGCTGATCCTAACTCTACCAAAGTGCCAAACACGGAAGAGATTTGGCCGAAAATTGAAGCGGATTTCCAGTTTGCAGCGGACAAATTGCCTACAACACAAGCGCAAAAAGGAAGAGCAACGCAATGGGCAGCCAAATCTTTCCTTGCAAAATCATTGTTGTTCCAAAAGAAATGGGCTGCAGCGAAGACTTTGCTGGATGATGTGGTGAAAAATTCCGGTAAAAAACTGGTAGCCAATTATCATGACAATTACAGGACAACGGGAAACAACAATACTGAATCCATCTTTGAAGTGCAGTTCTCGGTTAATGACGGAACGAATGGTAACAATGGTAATGCGGGAGATAACCTCAACTGGCCATATTCTGCCGGTGCCCCCGGACGTGGCTGCTGCGGTTTTTATCAGCCCTCACACAATTTAGTAAATGCATTTAAAACACAAAACGGTTTGCCAATGATCGGCGCTGCCGGAGACGGTTCGCTTGACACTTACAACAAAGTGGATCTCCCTAATGATCAGGGAATTGTGAGCTCCGCCGCATTTACCTTAGACAAAACAGTGCCGGTGGACCCACGTCTTGATTGGACAGTTGGCCGTCGTGGCGTTAACTTCCTGGATTGGGGCCCGATGCCTGGCTCTGCCTGGATCCGTGATCAGGTTTATGCAGGTCCCTTTACCGGTAAAAAATGGATGTATTACCTGGCCGAAGAAAACAGCACGACGCATTCAACCAGCAAACGTAACGTCAATAACAACTTCCGTATGATCAAACTATCGCACGTGTTGCTGTGGTTGGCCGAATGTGAGGTTGAACTTGGAAACCTGGCGGTTGCGGAAGGTTATGTAAACCAAATCCGTTTGCGTGCAAAAACAGGTTCGGTGCAGGATGCTTCCGTAACTTACAAGGTGGAGCCATATCCGGCAGGAACATTTGCCAGCAAAGGCGCTGAATATGCAAGAAATGCAGTCCGCATGGAGCAAAGACTTGAATTTGCAATGGAAGGCCACCGCTTCTTTGACCTCGTTCGCTGGGGAATTGCAGCCAAAGTGCTTAACAAATATGCTGCTGAGGAAGCTGTTCCGGGTAAAGAGCCATCCGGTCGTACATTCAGCAAAAGAGGTTACATGGCTGGAAAGTCTTTCACAGAGAAAAACAATTACTATCCGCTGCCACAGGACGAAATCCTGAACAGCCAGCTGGATGGTAAGCCTACATTGACGCAGAATCCAGGTTATTAA
- a CDS encoding SusC/RagA family TonB-linked outer membrane protein produces the protein MKKNLYLTFLLCFSVLHVWAQNQVSGRITDAAENVPLPGVSVLLKGSTTGTTTDADGRFSLATPSSSGTLVVSYIGYFTQEVEIGNRSTIDIAMSADVKSLSEVVVTGYAAQRKKDITGAVTVINTKELTAVPSASVTQMLQGRAAGVTVGNDNSPGGGTMVRIRGFGSINNNSPLYVIDGVPTQGTLNQLNPNDIESMQVLKDASAASIYGARAANGVVIITTKKGKQGDPSITFDFYTGTQRPGKMLDLLNTKELGEYLYQSDLGAGKNPSATSPSVQYKFDENGNQTIADYIYPNVYGELPSNYTYTNDIADPALGKTAFNITKANKEGTDWQDVIFDPAPISNYQIGASGGSKSAKYAISANHFKQDGILRYTKYKRYSVRANTEFTKGKITVGENLTFSYDERQGITNNDEGNPIMFAIRVHPIIPVFDITGGPAELGGTNLSAYNGFAGSRGSNLGNAPNPLARLYREKDNITRGTHVFGNMFAQVDILPGLVARTSFGLEYNQTNRSEYFHRDIEAAESRNANSMNVINNLDRSITWFNTLNYAKTFGVHNFNILLGTEAVKTYFAAFQASRSGFAFDDLDYRYLDAGSAAGLANAGAGAERTALFSQFGKINYGYKELLLADFTLRRDGSSRFSEANRYGVFPAFSVGLRMTELEFMKPTKRVLDDLKIRFGWGKTGNQLIPNVYNAYTLYAPDPQNNAYDINGTGTSIVGGFDLVQFGNNNGKWETNTSTNIGLDAVLLNGKLEFVLDVYNRKTTDMLTQIAIPRTAGTGTIPYTNIGEVSNKGFDIGLNWRDKKGDFYYAAGVNFGHYKNEVIKLNNDPNATIFGFTTRLPAMSASKAGYPIASYYGYFVDGVIKDQAEADAAPKFGSYTREGTFKFRDVNGDGIITAADRTIIGSPHPDFNYGVNLNVGYKAFDLTVFGQGVQGNEIFNYVRYWTDFNVFQGNRSKDMLYNSWKKSGDDAKLPRLNSGDATSQQVSSYFLEDGSYFRVKNVQLTYTLPATLLKRVKIASAQVYLQGQNLLTFTKYTGLDPDINLRRSGNNNEDKHMGVDEGAYPVSKSYLVGLRFGF, from the coding sequence ATGAAAAAAAATCTCTACCTAACTTTCTTACTGTGTTTCTCTGTCCTGCACGTATGGGCACAAAACCAGGTAAGCGGACGCATTACTGATGCTGCCGAAAATGTGCCTTTACCGGGGGTAAGCGTTCTCTTAAAAGGGTCAACAACCGGAACGACTACGGATGCAGACGGTCGTTTTTCGCTTGCTACTCCATCCTCCTCTGGAACACTTGTTGTTTCCTACATCGGTTATTTTACACAGGAAGTTGAAATCGGAAACCGCAGCACGATTGATATTGCCATGAGTGCGGATGTAAAATCACTCAGCGAAGTTGTTGTAACGGGTTATGCCGCACAGCGCAAAAAGGACATTACCGGGGCCGTAACGGTTATCAACACGAAGGAACTGACTGCTGTACCTTCTGCGAGTGTCACACAAATGCTGCAAGGGCGTGCGGCTGGTGTGACTGTCGGAAATGATAATTCACCGGGCGGTGGAACAATGGTTCGTATCCGTGGTTTCGGGTCTATCAATAACAACAGCCCGCTGTATGTTATTGACGGTGTGCCAACACAAGGAACATTAAACCAGCTGAACCCGAATGATATCGAATCCATGCAAGTGTTGAAAGATGCTTCCGCCGCTTCTATCTACGGGGCTCGTGCGGCGAACGGTGTTGTAATCATTACTACGAAAAAAGGGAAACAGGGCGATCCCAGCATTACATTTGACTTCTATACCGGCACGCAGAGACCTGGCAAAATGCTGGATCTGTTGAATACGAAGGAATTAGGGGAGTATTTGTACCAGTCAGATTTGGGCGCTGGCAAAAATCCTTCTGCTACCTCTCCTTCTGTTCAGTACAAGTTTGATGAGAATGGTAACCAAACGATTGCGGACTACATTTATCCGAACGTTTACGGTGAATTGCCTTCAAACTACACTTATACGAACGACATTGCCGATCCGGCGCTTGGTAAAACGGCTTTCAACATTACAAAGGCCAACAAAGAAGGAACCGACTGGCAGGATGTGATCTTCGATCCAGCCCCGATTTCCAATTATCAGATCGGTGCAAGTGGTGGTTCGAAATCTGCGAAATACGCGATCTCCGCCAACCATTTCAAGCAGGATGGTATTTTGAGATATACTAAATACAAAAGGTATTCTGTACGCGCCAACACGGAATTTACAAAAGGTAAAATCACTGTGGGAGAAAACCTTACCTTCTCCTATGACGAAAGACAAGGCATTACAAACAACGACGAGGGTAACCCGATCATGTTTGCGATCCGCGTTCACCCGATTATTCCCGTATTCGACATTACCGGCGGACCAGCGGAATTGGGCGGAACAAACTTATCTGCCTACAACGGTTTTGCAGGAAGCCGCGGAAGTAACCTGGGTAATGCGCCCAACCCGCTTGCACGTCTGTACCGTGAGAAAGACAACATTACAAGAGGCACGCACGTGTTCGGAAACATGTTTGCACAAGTGGATATCCTTCCTGGGCTGGTTGCCCGCACGAGCTTTGGTCTTGAATACAACCAGACAAATCGCTCCGAGTATTTCCACCGCGACATTGAAGCTGCGGAATCAAGGAACGCGAACAGCATGAACGTAATCAACAACCTCGACCGTTCGATCACCTGGTTCAACACGTTGAACTATGCGAAAACTTTTGGTGTGCACAACTTCAACATTTTGCTGGGAACGGAAGCAGTTAAGACGTATTTCGCTGCTTTTCAGGCTAGCAGGAGCGGTTTCGCATTCGATGACCTGGATTACCGTTACCTGGATGCAGGTTCGGCGGCAGGTTTGGCTAATGCAGGAGCTGGTGCTGAAAGAACTGCGCTTTTCTCGCAATTTGGTAAAATTAACTATGGTTACAAGGAGCTGTTATTAGCCGACTTTACATTGCGTCGTGATGGATCTTCGCGTTTTTCAGAAGCGAACCGTTACGGTGTGTTCCCCGCATTCTCTGTGGGTTTAAGGATGACAGAGCTGGAATTTATGAAACCTACTAAAAGGGTTTTGGATGATCTGAAAATCCGTTTTGGCTGGGGTAAAACAGGTAACCAGCTGATCCCGAACGTTTACAATGCTTACACCTTGTACGCGCCGGATCCACAAAACAATGCTTACGATATCAACGGAACAGGAACATCCATCGTGGGTGGATTTGACCTTGTACAGTTTGGTAACAACAATGGTAAATGGGAAACCAACACTTCTACCAACATTGGTCTTGATGCCGTGTTGCTGAATGGTAAACTGGAATTTGTGCTTGATGTATATAACCGTAAGACAACGGATATGTTAACGCAGATCGCCATCCCGAGAACAGCCGGAACGGGAACGATTCCTTACACAAACATTGGTGAGGTAAGCAACAAAGGTTTCGACATCGGACTTAACTGGCGCGATAAAAAAGGCGATTTCTACTATGCAGCAGGTGTGAACTTTGGTCACTACAAAAATGAGGTGATTAAGCTGAACAATGACCCGAATGCAACCATCTTCGGTTTCACAACGCGTCTTCCGGCGATGTCGGCTTCAAAAGCAGGTTACCCGATCGCGAGCTATTACGGCTATTTTGTTGATGGCGTGATCAAAGATCAGGCAGAAGCGGATGCAGCTCCGAAGTTCGGTTCGTATACACGTGAGGGAACATTCAAATTCCGCGATGTAAATGGCGACGGCATAATTACTGCCGCTGACCGTACGATCATCGGAAGCCCGCACCCGGATTTCAACTATGGTGTGAACCTGAATGTGGGTTACAAAGCATTTGACTTAACTGTGTTTGGACAAGGCGTTCAAGGCAATGAGATCTTCAATTATGTAAGATACTGGACAGATTTCAACGTTTTCCAGGGTAACAGGTCCAAAGACATGCTTTATAATTCCTGGAAAAAATCGGGTGATGACGCGAAATTGCCACGCCTTAATTCTGGTGATGCAACGAGCCAGCAGGTTTCCTCTTACTTCCTGGAAGACGGTTCTTATTTCCGTGTGAAAAACGTTCAGCTCACTTACACTTTGCCAGCTACGTTGCTCAAAAGAGTAAAAATAGCTTCGGCACAGGTTTATCTGCAAGGACAAAACCTGCTCACATTCACGAAATACACAGGACTTGATCCGGACATTAACCTGAGAAGATCTGGTAACAACAACGAAGACAAGCACATGGGTGTGGATGAAGGTGCTTATCCGGTTTCCAAATCCTATCTGGTAGGCTTGCGTTTCGGTTTCTAA
- the hemF gene encoding oxygen-dependent coproporphyrinogen oxidase — MKVEEIEGFFKSLQDNICRSIEETDGTGKFKEDLWEHHSGGGGRTRLIQHGSVLEKGGVNFSKVQGEVHPRLRQQMNLSENDDFHFTATGVSIVMHPYNPHVPIIHMNVRYFELSNGTCWFGGGIDLTPHYINEADAAFFHNYLKRSCDKHHIDFYPKFKTWADDYFFIQHRNETRGVGGIFFDYLKPDDAGNGNGLSKEALFAFVKEVGESFAPIYTTLMQNHRDEPFTEEQKQWQFLRRGRYVEFNLVWDRGTKFGLETNGRTESILMSLPPQANWEYNFEPEPGSPEAKTLEALKKGLNWAS, encoded by the coding sequence ATGAAGGTTGAAGAGATAGAAGGATTTTTTAAAAGCTTGCAGGACAACATTTGCCGCTCCATTGAAGAAACGGATGGCACCGGAAAATTCAAGGAAGATCTTTGGGAACACCATTCCGGAGGCGGTGGCAGGACGCGATTAATCCAGCATGGAAGCGTGCTGGAAAAAGGCGGTGTTAATTTTTCCAAAGTGCAGGGCGAGGTGCACCCGAGACTTCGTCAGCAAATGAACCTGAGTGAAAACGACGACTTCCATTTCACAGCTACCGGCGTTTCCATCGTCATGCATCCGTATAATCCGCATGTGCCCATTATACATATGAACGTGCGCTATTTTGAGCTGAGTAATGGCACTTGCTGGTTCGGCGGGGGCATTGATTTAACCCCGCACTATATTAATGAAGCGGATGCCGCATTTTTTCACAATTACCTGAAACGTTCCTGCGACAAACACCATATTGATTTCTATCCCAAATTTAAAACCTGGGCGGACGATTATTTTTTCATCCAACACAGAAATGAAACCCGCGGCGTAGGCGGCATTTTTTTCGACTATCTGAAACCTGATGATGCAGGGAATGGAAACGGATTGTCGAAGGAGGCATTGTTTGCTTTTGTGAAGGAAGTTGGTGAATCATTTGCTCCTATTTATACGACATTGATGCAAAATCACAGGGACGAACCATTTACGGAAGAGCAAAAGCAATGGCAATTTCTGCGACGTGGCCGTTACGTGGAGTTCAATCTGGTTTGGGACCGGGGGACGAAGTTCGGATTGGAAACCAATGGCCGCACGGAATCGATATTGATGAGCTTGCCGCCCCAGGCCAATTGGGAATACAATTTTGAGCCGGAGCCAGGATCACCGGAAGCAAAAACGCTGGAAGCATTAAAAAAGGGGCTGAACTGGGCTTCGTGA
- a CDS encoding o-succinylbenzoate synthase: MPLKIVYKPYTLHFRNEARTSRGALTQKTSWLIKITDSDKPGIEGYGECGPLPGLSVDDIPDYEPQLAAVCDLFNDMDLDVFPFNLGIILDQVIPQHLPSVRFGVEMALLDIMNGGERVQFKNAFSRGESGILMNGLIWMGSYENMAAQVEDKLNQGFSTLKMKVGAINFDQECRILESIRKRFDKENITLRVDANGAFEADNVGDKLTRLAEFDLHSIEQPVRPGQHQLMQELCISSPIPVALDEELIGIFDYREKFAMLKKLMPPFIILKPTLLGGFRHTAEWIEIANRLNIGWWITSALESNIGLSAIAQFTASYNNPLPQGLGTGQLYTNNFESPLSVENGCLIYDKSRSPVQPLF, translated from the coding sequence ATGCCTTTAAAAATTGTGTATAAACCCTACACGCTTCATTTTCGCAATGAAGCGCGCACTTCCCGGGGGGCTCTTACACAAAAGACTTCATGGCTTATCAAAATAACCGATTCCGACAAACCAGGCATTGAGGGTTATGGCGAATGTGGCCCGCTGCCAGGTTTGAGCGTCGACGATATCCCTGATTACGAACCGCAGTTAGCGGCAGTCTGCGACCTTTTCAATGATATGGATCTGGACGTTTTCCCTTTTAATCTCGGTATTATTCTTGATCAGGTTATCCCGCAGCATTTGCCGTCCGTTCGGTTTGGCGTGGAAATGGCTTTGCTGGATATAATGAATGGGGGGGAAAGGGTTCAGTTCAAAAATGCTTTTTCACGAGGGGAAAGCGGCATTTTAATGAACGGGCTGATCTGGATGGGGTCGTATGAAAATATGGCTGCGCAGGTTGAGGATAAGTTGAACCAGGGCTTTTCTACGCTGAAAATGAAAGTCGGTGCAATCAATTTTGATCAGGAATGCCGCATTCTGGAATCCATCCGCAAGCGTTTTGATAAAGAGAACATTACACTGAGAGTAGACGCCAACGGCGCTTTTGAGGCAGATAATGTGGGCGATAAGCTGACAAGGCTGGCGGAATTTGACCTGCATTCGATTGAGCAGCCTGTGAGGCCGGGACAACATCAGCTCATGCAGGAACTGTGCATTTCTTCGCCTATTCCCGTTGCGCTGGACGAAGAGCTCATCGGCATATTCGATTACCGTGAAAAATTTGCGATGCTCAAAAAGCTGATGCCGCCATTTATCATTCTAAAACCCACATTACTGGGCGGATTCAGGCACACGGCCGAGTGGATCGAGATTGCGAACCGGCTGAACATTGGCTGGTGGATCACTTCTGCTTTGGAATCCAACATTGGCCTGAGCGCCATTGCCCAATTTACGGCGTCTTATAACAACCCGCTGCCGCAGGGCTTAGGGACCGGCCAGCTTTATACCAACAATTTTGAATCTCCGCTGAGCGTGGAAAACGGTTGCCTCATTTACGACAAATCACGAAGCCCAGTTCAGCCCCTTTTTTAA
- the lpxK gene encoding tetraacyldisaccharide 4'-kinase yields MKEHNWIKIALTPFSWVYGLITSLRNLGYDFQLFASKKPSQFVISIGNLTVGGTGKTPVTEYLTSLFSSKTPTAILSRGYGRKTNGFVLATATSTPAEIGDEPMQYFLKFNPDVLVAVCENRFHGAEHIALAAPEKQLLLLDDAFQHRAIARDINLLLNDFQRPFYQDLPFPAGRLRETRTGAGRADAIIVTKAPARLSETDKEKVIQNIQKYSKREAPVFFSFIEYGAVKSYAEGPVSLKKVKMAAGIANPLPFAAHLRARFDVTEEVVFRDHHNYTPADVEELIKNLKNDTFVVTTEKDMVKLKPLVEALGAAGKFAYIPVKVSFGNDTERFHKWIFKQTGHLFQAER; encoded by the coding sequence ATGAAAGAACATAATTGGATAAAAATCGCACTGACACCGTTTTCGTGGGTATATGGCTTGATAACCAGCCTGCGCAATTTAGGATATGATTTCCAGTTATTTGCTTCCAAAAAACCTTCTCAATTCGTCATTTCCATCGGTAACCTGACCGTCGGCGGAACAGGCAAAACACCTGTCACTGAATATCTCACAAGCCTTTTTTCCAGTAAAACTCCGACGGCTATTTTGAGTCGCGGCTATGGCCGGAAAACGAATGGTTTTGTTCTGGCCACTGCTACATCCACGCCAGCCGAGATTGGTGATGAGCCTATGCAGTATTTTTTAAAATTTAATCCGGACGTGCTGGTGGCTGTTTGCGAAAACCGGTTTCATGGTGCTGAGCACATTGCATTAGCCGCACCGGAAAAACAGCTGTTGCTGTTGGACGACGCGTTTCAGCACAGGGCGATTGCAAGAGATATCAATTTGCTATTGAATGATTTTCAAAGGCCATTTTATCAGGATCTCCCCTTCCCTGCCGGACGCCTGCGCGAAACCAGAACCGGTGCCGGGCGTGCTGATGCCATTATTGTGACCAAGGCGCCCGCCCGGCTTTCGGAAACCGACAAAGAGAAGGTTATTCAGAATATTCAAAAATACAGCAAGCGGGAAGCGCCTGTCTTTTTTTCATTTATTGAATATGGAGCGGTCAAAAGCTACGCAGAGGGGCCCGTTTCGTTAAAGAAAGTTAAAATGGCAGCCGGCATCGCAAATCCTTTACCCTTTGCTGCACATCTGCGGGCCAGGTTCGACGTTACAGAGGAAGTCGTTTTCCGGGACCATCATAATTACACGCCCGCTGACGTGGAAGAACTGATTAAGAACTTAAAAAACGATACTTTTGTGGTAACAACCGAAAAGGATATGGTCAAGTTGAAGCCATTGGTTGAAGCGTTGGGCGCAGCAGGAAAGTTTGCCTATATTCCTGTTAAAGTGAGTTTCGGCAATGATACCGAACGCTTCCACAAATGGATTTTCAAACAAACCGGTCACCTTTTTCAGGCAGAACGATAG
- a CDS encoding putative porin, protein MRIAFYIILCFLGSLILFTPTIHAQVRMPGGMQMPGNTGSGGARGQQGSTGGSQTGGVILDDSTKNIYGPATTHHYFENDILNNRDSTRYRVDTNLTNFHRWTPVDRSWGKLTDLGNTVTATRNLLFQPREDIGTQLGFRSYDAYAIKPEEVQYMDTKSQHTELNFISGARKTSLGSFSYTQNVHARFNFGLGFRRLTSNKQYGFVNNLNSGAFLGQNWTFLMHTSFFSKNKKYLILAHYRHMNQKVREQGGVIPNVDEDGIVDKYSYDGAARISDDANSWERRQGLHVYQQYRLANGFQVFQQADYSTVIDRYTDLAISRGLEKGVYPAAKFDFEKTRQDIYYKLFDNKVGVKGFYSGFNYRAYIRQRFYGMRAATQLGNEIGETYTTYRTGLKFDNIIGAWLGYYLKDSVNYLTAEADLNLAANVEYRLKGELSTRWGKAGFQSIQTAPDLLVQRYFSNHFDWRNNFDPTKVQTIYASLPLKTDRISFVPEIQIHQVNDYIYYDTLALPKQLNSGFRLLRIGFNSGINLKRWNFTTMGFLTLNDNKDVIRIPALFASGEVTYDFVYAKVLFIQLGLAARYRSGYLADSYMPVTQQFHIQNDYRLGDNIIVDGFANVRIKRVRLFFKMQYLNQGGNFGLFPKGYYIAPNYLGLPRSFSFGINWPLFD, encoded by the coding sequence ATGAGAATTGCTTTTTATATAATACTGTGTTTTTTAGGCAGCCTTATTTTATTCACACCGACCATTCACGCGCAGGTAAGGATGCCCGGCGGCATGCAAATGCCGGGTAATACAGGCAGCGGCGGCGCGCGCGGCCAGCAAGGCAGCACGGGCGGATCACAAACGGGAGGCGTGATCCTGGACGACAGCACAAAGAACATTTACGGCCCTGCAACAACCCATCATTACTTTGAGAATGACATTCTGAACAACCGGGATTCGACACGTTACCGGGTGGATACGAACTTGACAAACTTTCACCGCTGGACGCCGGTGGACCGTTCGTGGGGAAAGCTTACGGACCTGGGAAACACGGTTACTGCAACGAGAAACCTGCTTTTTCAACCCCGTGAAGACATTGGGACTCAACTTGGTTTCAGATCGTACGATGCCTATGCGATTAAACCGGAGGAAGTGCAGTATATGGATACAAAATCGCAGCATACCGAGCTTAATTTCATTTCCGGTGCGCGTAAAACTTCCCTGGGAAGCTTTTCCTATACACAGAATGTACATGCCCGTTTCAATTTCGGTTTAGGGTTCAGAAGGCTTACTTCCAACAAACAATACGGGTTCGTCAACAACTTAAACTCCGGCGCTTTTCTGGGTCAAAACTGGACGTTTTTAATGCACACCAGTTTTTTTTCCAAAAACAAAAAATATCTGATCCTCGCTCATTACAGGCACATGAACCAGAAAGTGCGTGAGCAAGGCGGTGTGATCCCGAATGTGGACGAAGACGGCATTGTCGACAAATATTCTTACGACGGCGCGGCGCGGATCAGTGATGATGCCAACTCGTGGGAAAGAAGGCAGGGATTGCACGTTTACCAGCAATACCGGCTTGCCAATGGTTTTCAGGTGTTCCAGCAAGCGGATTATTCTACGGTCATCGATCGTTATACCGACCTTGCGATTAGCCGGGGATTAGAAAAAGGGGTTTATCCGGCTGCAAAATTCGATTTTGAAAAAACACGACAGGACATTTATTACAAGCTCTTCGATAACAAGGTCGGGGTCAAAGGTTTTTATTCGGGCTTTAATTACCGGGCTTACATCCGGCAGCGCTTTTACGGCATGCGTGCCGCCACGCAGCTAGGCAATGAGATCGGTGAAACCTATACAACTTACCGGACAGGTTTGAAATTCGACAACATTATAGGTGCCTGGTTGGGTTATTATCTGAAAGATTCGGTTAATTATCTCACCGCCGAGGCAGACCTTAACCTAGCTGCCAATGTGGAATATCGCTTAAAAGGCGAACTGAGCACGCGCTGGGGAAAAGCAGGTTTCCAGAGCATCCAGACGGCCCCCGATTTGCTCGTGCAGCGCTATTTCAGCAATCATTTCGACTGGCGGAACAACTTCGACCCGACCAAAGTGCAAACCATTTATGCATCCTTGCCTCTAAAAACAGATAGAATATCATTCGTGCCGGAAATCCAGATCCATCAGGTGAATGATTACATTTACTATGACACGCTCGCGCTGCCCAAACAGCTGAACTCGGGCTTCCGATTGCTCAGGATTGGGTTTAATTCCGGGATTAATCTGAAAAGATGGAATTTCACAACCATGGGTTTCCTGACATTGAATGATAACAAAGACGTTATCCGCATTCCAGCGCTTTTTGCCAGCGGCGAGGTTACTTATGATTTTGTGTATGCCAAAGTCCTTTTTATCCAGCTAGGTTTGGCGGCAAGATATCGGTCGGGTTATCTTGCAGATAGTTACATGCCTGTTACGCAGCAGTTTCACATTCAGAACGACTATCGGCTTGGCGACAATATTATTGTTGATGGATTTGCTAATGTGCGGATCAAGCGCGTACGGCTATTTTTTAAAATGCAGTACTTGAACCAGGGTGGAAATTTCGGCCTTTTTCCAAAGGGCTATTATATTGCTCCCAATTACCTGGGCCTTCCCAGATCCTTTTCTTTCGGCATCAACTGGCCGTTGTTTGACTAA